The Arachis hypogaea cultivar Tifrunner chromosome 19, arahy.Tifrunner.gnm2.J5K5, whole genome shotgun sequence genome has a window encoding:
- the LOC112779458 gene encoding uncharacterized protein isoform X2, producing MEERRKGCLVTAETPPPLLGLLPPLSSPQDSDSLLLLHQFLVPRYHLLSPRFSDPHSISHHLVLLAIISWSKPPMTLPTYPVMILFDLSRGSNPTLIGGSITPRHVSSSDVVPKTIGKDRMLLK from the exons ATGGAGGAGAGAAGAAAGGGGTGCTTGGTCACCGCTGAAACTCCACCACCATTGCTAGGGCTTCTTCCACCGCTATCATCTCCTCAAGATTCAGATTCCCTTCTTCTCTTGCATCAATTTCTCGTTCCACGCTATCATCTCCTCTCTCCCCGCTTTTCAGATCCTCATTCAATTTCTCATCATCTCGTTCTTCTCGCCATCATATCGTGGTCAAAGCCACCGATGACTCTTCCAACCTATCCGGTGATGATCCTTTTCGATCTTTCCCGTGGTTCCAATCCGACTCTG ATTGGAGGCTCCATCACCCCTCGCCATGTTAGCTCTTCAGAT GTAGTACCGAAGACTATTGGAAAAGATAGGATGCTGCTCAAGTAA
- the LOC112779458 gene encoding uncharacterized protein isoform X1 — protein sequence MEERRKGCLVTAETPPPLLGLLPPLSSPQDSDSLLLLHQFLVPRYHLLSPRFSDPHSISHHLVLLAIISWSKPPMTLPTYPVMILFDLSRGSNPTLKFNGFMRIELHCSPLMDWCRLEAPSPLAMLALQM from the exons ATGGAGGAGAGAAGAAAGGGGTGCTTGGTCACCGCTGAAACTCCACCACCATTGCTAGGGCTTCTTCCACCGCTATCATCTCCTCAAGATTCAGATTCCCTTCTTCTCTTGCATCAATTTCTCGTTCCACGCTATCATCTCCTCTCTCCCCGCTTTTCAGATCCTCATTCAATTTCTCATCATCTCGTTCTTCTCGCCATCATATCGTGGTCAAAGCCACCGATGACTCTTCCAACCTATCCGGTGATGATCCTTTTCGATCTTTCCCGTGGTTCCAATCCGACTCTG AAATTCAATGGGTTCATGAGGATAGAATTACATTGTTCACCGCTGATGGACTGGTGCAGATTGGAGGCTCCATCACCCCTCGCCATGTTAGCTCTTCAGAT GTAG